The Anastrepha obliqua isolate idAnaObli1 chromosome 5, idAnaObli1_1.0, whole genome shotgun sequence DNA window TTTTACAATTCACCAACGACTCCAATTATGCATCGATGCTAGCCAATGGTTTATTGGACATGCTAACTACTGGCGAGCATAGCAAAACAATGTCCGATCTTTACGATATGCAAGTACAAAACCATGAACAAAATGAAGTATTCAAGTGTTTTAGCGCATGCGGTGGCTTTGGTGGACTTCAAACTGTAAATACAACTTCAGAATCTCGGGAGCAAATCGAAGAAGAATatgaaaagtacaaaaatacTCGCATTGATTTCAATCGCTTACGTACATTGAAAGATCTTGGTATCGATATAGACTTTCTTGATAATATCGAggcagaaatgaaaaatttcgaattgaCTCGGCGTCTTCAGGAGCATTTAAGCAATAATCTAAATTTGATAGAGAAACTGCGCGCCACGCAACATGAACGACTCTCTCAGCCACTGCCGCAACACCTGGCCTATGTACCGCAAGCTAGTGCCGAAGAAGTGCATCTAGCACACCAAATTACTCAACAACTCAGTGATGTTGCAAAGAAATTACCACCATCGGCTGTTGTTGATCCGTATAGCCTACGTAAAGCAATGGGCATGTCAAATGGTAAGTGAATTCGTACATATgccttattttaaaaattatgcacTTTTTTCCTCAATTAGTGGGCCTACCTCCTTTGGCTCCGCCAGCCAACCATCGTGTACCCGTGCCAGAAGTGCTTCAACAACCAGTGTCAATACCCCAAATACAATTACCATCGCAAAGCACAGCTAGCATCGCGGATAAGAATGCTGTGAATGTTCCTGCCGCTACTATACCCATGGAAATAGATGATGAGGAGTTGCGCGAAATTCTTGAGAGCGGCAGCAGTGGTATACACGCATCCACAAGCGCAGACGAGAATCCTTGGTTATAgagttatatacaaaaaacatatgaaaattatttatagttaTATTTCAGTTCTTATGCAGTCTCAACGCATttattgtaaacaatttttggaaTTAATTCTGCTTACACAAAATAAAGGCGAAGCGCTTTCcgtataattttaattcaaacagTCGGACGACCAGCcttttaaaatgatttattcaaattattttatgcaCTTTTAATGACTTTAGAAAGTGGAATTTTAATCTACATATAGagcataaaatatatgtaaattcaaTTTGGTTTCAATTGATATGTTCACAGTTTGTTACGAAATTCACACGTCAATATTTTGTAACCAACTGTGGCAGTAAATTACAGATAAAATCCAAGAACTACTGGCGTGGCAAGATAATTTTTCTGCGCctcaatttaaataattttcttttacatatttGCTGCGAAGCCTCTGCgaatgtatgaaatatttactATGTTAATATTACGATATTAAAATgccaaataaaagtgaaaaagaaaacttttaagTGGGCAATGTTTCAAGTAAATATTGATTACAAACAATGGCATTAGTTCATGGTCAAAAACAGAATTCCTTATAGAAAAGCAATGGCAGGAAAATCTTTTCAGATACGTTTCAAATTGGAGTTAGTTTCAAAGTTAGTTGAGCCGTTTGAAAAATATCAACTGTTGaagcattgagtaagtaataaggTAGTGTGACAAtctcgaataaatattattttgtatgttgTGAGTTTCGTTTTTAATCAATAAGAAAGGTAAACCATCTGGAAGAATTATAGAGACGCACGATGAACAGATGTCAGACATGTGACCAACATCGGTTCAAAGAAATTTTGacggaatcagctgatttgttgacTTAAATGAGATTATGACCGaggtttgtttataaaaaaactaagattATGTAGGTGAAATAGGAAAAACATCAACGCAGCCTTCGCTCATGTTACTTGGTTGCCGACTAATTGGAAAATAAAGTAGCGGTTTTCGGAAGGCGACATATTTAGTATTCTATTCGCCGTGCGATTTGCTAAGAATGATCAATAGTTCGCATTTGTTGCTATTAGCAAAATGTGTTGTAAGCATAGATACCCTACATGCCACAAAAAGCCGCGCGCTcttatttcaaagtaaatttttaactgCGGCCACTCAGCATATAAATTCACcgtttatcaaatatttttgtcttcgtcaagaaaaataaatttatggccGCCTCAGGTGCGTGAGGAAAGACATGGTGGTCTCTTCTAtagattttattgtattaaagaaCATTTGACAATAGTTGGTGGCAAAGTACCTAtgaaggtattttgtttttgcaagtacaatatttgaaatttcaacTGGTGGAcgtaaaattgtattgaataaataatgaataaaaggcttaaatttttgttaacctAACTTATTGTGATTAACTTGTCggtaaaatacaaatatgtatgcacgtaaatGGTAAgtataaaattgtatacttttatgtgacattAAAGGgttagtttcaattttttttttttttgttttgctagtcaattgctttattttacaaaaataaaaacttagctCAAATACATCGTATTTCGACTTGActctagcaaaatttcaaaaacaaaataaaatgataaaagttatcgctgtttgtgtggagcctgtTTCTccaagtcccttgcggtgatcatcacaagtccttggaaatACATCTCAAATCAATCGTTGTccgagaaattagttttttaatagataatcttgtaccTGATCGAAgctcctttttttcaaaattaacaatatggcggcctcagggaatatttttcagattttcgagaaaaaaaaccgacaatcaattgttaaaaaaaatcgaaatttttgaaaaacaaaatcccTCGATCAAGCAcgactttttatgtttttcaaaagcattataggtatattttcttgaaatctaccaagAGAAACAATACTAATACAGAGAAAGAACATGAAGAAGAGCTGCAAAAGTAAATTACAAATTACAGAGTAATTTGCGCATTGCGtgtcatagaaaaaaaattgagcacaCATCAATTGTTTTCGCCAAAAATGAGAACTGCATGGGTGGGTTAATAAATTGACTTTATCGACTTTAAGAATTAtatgattttcactatggatccGTTGCGCCAACGGATTGATCAACGGTCGTAATCGATTATTTGTTGATATGGTCATTATCATCTCTATGTTAAGGAACACGCGTTTAGTTATCTCGTTTGAATTCTTATCCacaagttgatattttttaaacaacaagCATTGCTGCGAGATTTGAGAATCTGAACTTGCAACAGAAGTATTGAACACAGACATTTCTGCTGACGACAGTCCTCAGAAAAATTGATATGGAGACAGAGATTGACTCCAACCAACATGCTGTTACCGAAGTTGCAACAGAAAGCAATATTCAATCTGAGCAAAATGCGTTACTATCCGCACCACTTGATACAGGTACAGGTATTTATCATTCTTTAGTTTTAgatacaaaaattaatcataGTGCGcttcagaaaaaaatacaaaaggtgATGGGGAAATGCAAAATGTACCAAGCAAAGATGAAAGCACACTGGAAAAGTGTGGAGCCACAAAAACAGAGGAAGCTACGAAAGAAGTGGTAACTGATATGCAGGAGGAGAGCGAACTACAGCCAGAGTCAGCCACAAGTACCTCCagcataaacaaattaaaaggtGATGGTGAAATTCAAAAAGTGCCAAACAATGATGAAAGCACATTGGAAAAGTGTGCAACCACAATAACAGAGAAAGCTTCGAACGAAGTAGTAACTGATATGCATGTAGAGAGCGAACTGCAACCAGAGTCAGTAATAAGTACCTCCAGCATAATAGAATTAAACCGAGAAACAATTACTGAAGGAAGCTGTGGAAGGCCTACCAGCAAAGAAGTAGTTGTCATTGAATCCGTTATTCAACTTTTGCCGTCCATTAATGAGGCTAACAGCAGTAGTGCTACTTCAGTAGTTGCGGAAACAGGAATAGGCCCCAGTAATGATCTCGTTATAGCGGCAGATGCCGATATAATTGAAATAATGGACGTAACTCAAGCGGAAATGGTTAATAAATCTACTGAGGCACAGTTAGTAAACGATAAATCTTTATCGTCGCAAGTAATTACTGCAGAGGTTTCACCTATAAAAGGTTaactcatatttattttaaaatatacttaaaaaaaactaattttatgtttACTTTGCAGGCGCACAATCTAGCCTTGGTTTGCTCTCGCAGTATGGCTCCGATGTTGATGAAGGTGATTCGAGCGAGTCGGAAACAGAGTCAGTAGTTGAAGTGCGTACTGACGCCAACAAAAACTATCGTTCACAGGTTGTTGAAATAGACTCGGACTCAAGCGAAACCATTTCGTCGGCTTCTGAATCCGAAACggaatatttatcaaaaattgctAAAGTCATTAAAAAACGTATCGGAACAAATAATGATGAAAACGatgatgctgatgatgatgatgactatAGTGAAGGGGATggcaaagataataaaaaaggcGGTCGTCGTCAACCGCCACGTGTTCGAGGCGAAATGCTGCTTGATGATTTGCCGCCGATTCAGGACCTACAAATTTCAGTGCCAGCAGAGGAGTGTACGGAATTGGGGCGTGTTCACTCTATTGTAGATCAATTATTGCTGGTGAGCGCCTTACCAAATTCAATTCTGCTCGATTTGGACACAGTACTTTTCCTAGACAAAGGCAAACGTGTTTTGGGAGAAGTGTTTGATGTCTTGGGTCAAGTAGCAGATCCAATCTATTGTGTACGTTTCAACACAAACCAggatatacacaaaaaaaatataaatattggtgATGTAGTTTATGTGGCCCCGAAAACCGAATATACACAATATGTAATACTTTCGAGTCTTATGAAAATGCGTGGATCGGATGCCTCTTGGGAGAATGATATAGAACCTCCACCACGATATTTGGATTATTCCGACGATGAGGAAGAGCGGGAAGCACGCCAGCAATTGCGCAAAAATCGTCGACAAAGCACTAAGGAAGATGATGGaaaggatgatgatgatgatgatgatgataaagaCAATTATCCTATGAAACGAGGACGCAATCTCAGTGAATCAGTAAGTGCTGCGGAAATGCAGCAAAGAAACGAACGTCCCAGTAGTAGTAGGCGAAGTGCTCAAACAGGTATTTATCAAAAAAGGCATGAACGGTTCGCACCGCGTCCGTATGCGCCGCACAGCTATCAACCACATCATAGCACCAGCAGTTGGCATTCACATTACAATCAACAATATCAACCGAGGCCCCCGTCACACGGTTACCGTTCACCATATTCTGGGCCATTCCAGTACCAACGTCCATTGTATTGTACGCCGCCTTCAAGACCACCACAATTCAATCCATATGTACATCCTCCAATGCCAATAGCTACACCACAAGGACCATTGCTTCCCCCAATGGGACACTCAATGCCTCCACCGCAAATGACCCCACCTTCCCCAACTGTGTATGTGCCGAACCCACTTGCTTTTCAAACACCAACACAAATGGAACAACCTTCACGGATACAACCTCCTAATGCTAATCAAAACGTAGCGGAGCCGGCGCCACCAGGTGCGGATTAAGAGTGAATTAGTTACTAGGCTTAAATCAGTATGTACCTTTATATTTCATAGATTTAAAATTGTTCATCGGTGCAgtaataatttgttaaaaaagttagtagcacaaagaaataaatttctgtaatttaaatttatttaaaaacaatgtttttttccagtatagtgttttattttaattgttatcTTATACACGTACATCTGcgtggtaaaaatattaaaattttcttaatttaatatactttcGTGTAGGTACATAATTGAAGTGGGCGAAAACTGGATACTTTTGTGGTATTAGGTGTATTTACTTTCATTCAACATACAAAGATTTTTCTAGgataatatgtaaaatataaagatTGATTTAACAAACACAAATCTGCATTGAATAACAATTAGCCGTTATATTGTAAGTGTTCTACAAATTTTTCGTACAGCAGACATGTATGCATACGTGCATGCATTTTAAACAGTTATCGATAACATTGATTAGGATTTgtaattctttaaaaatgtatactcGCATACAGTTAAtgagctacaaaaaaaaaatatacacatcCGCATTAATTTAAAAGTGTTTCGCTATTTTATGTAAACTTGCGCTAGCGTTAAAATTACATTGTAATATTTtagtacttttatttttgtaaatataaacctgtgtttaaaaatttgaacttttcTCGAGCGTTGCGCACAGTTGATCGTCTGTTgcgctttgaaaaaatttgcaaatttatacCAATTTGCTGCAGGCACAAATATTTAAGGATGCGACAACAATAGCACTTGAAAGCGTTTAAAGAAgcctatttatttacaaaaattaaaacgaaattgaACTCGTTAAgcatttttgtttgcaataaaaGGTTTTGGTGGTGTAGGAATAAAATCTGCTAAATATGGTGtactattatatatatgtatgtatatgctatgTTTAGCATTAAATATTCGCTGTTGCTGATATCCCTAAAACTTTGTTAGCGTCTATTTTTCCACTTGActgcaaaaatttaaactataTTCTTGTAAAGTTTTCGACAATATCGGgtcgatttttcaaaaatataataactacTGTAATATTGTCTTGGGAGTCACCCTCTTTTGCTAATTCTATAAGAAGTTTTGgaatgttttcgattttttgctcTTTATCCGTTAAGGCCTTATAAATCGTTTCCACTATCACAGCTTCGGATACGTGATCGAATAATCCATCTGTACCCAAAACAATGAAATCGTGCGCCGCTGTCAGCGAAACATCTACAAAATCTGGCTCTGCAATGGCTGGCGCCACTGAGTAATCGCCAATGGAGCGCGACACATTCAAAATGCCGTTGACACGCCATTGTCCTTGCACATACATTACAGTGCCGCCACCCTCTGCCATTTCAATACGTTTCCGCTCATCCGGCGCGTCTGGTTTATGTGGTTTCACTAATTGCAAGCTAACCGTTGGACTTACAAGTAGCGCTTTGGAATCACCTACCCATGCGACGTATAAATGACCATACAATGGTGCCACACGATGCGCCAATAGTACACAAACGGCAGTTGTACCACtggaaattactttttttgagaACATCTTATCTGCCTGTAAAAATGAATGCTCAAAAGCTTCTCGATAAGATTTTATATCATTCAGATCATAGGCGGTGCCTTTCAGACTTTGGGCTAATATGTATGGCAGTTGGCTTGTTACGTAACTAGCTGCCAACGGACCCGAGTGTCCATCAAATACTCCATAAAAACTGTAGGGTTGTTTCAATTGGTACAGATCACTGTAGCGCTCAAGGCACACATGGCGGTCCTCCATTTTGCGTGGTTTATTCTTGACGTGGCCAACAGTGTAAACAGGTAGGGAAGGGGCTTCCTCTGCTTTGCATGTGCAATTTGCTCCATTAGCGCATAGTGCACCTTTTTCTGCGTAATTTTGCAAGTTAGCTGCCTCAGTATTATCAGTTAGACGTGTTAGCATCTTTTCCAAGTTATTTAcaacatatttttgtaattttagcaaATCATAAACTATGCCCGGTTCAGTTGACGGATTCTTTTCGCCTTGATCTTGTTTTGCACTGGCGCTACACTCGCAGTCCTTAGCATTGCGACAACCCTCTTCAACTTCTGCAGCAACAGCACGCAATATGGGAAGCTGGAAAAATCGGGGGCAACGCTTCAATTGAAGATGATTCCATACGGTCATAATTATTTCAGCAGGCACCTCCTGTGAACACACAGGGTATGTTTCGTTGCTAGTGCGCGATATGCTGATACGTGCAGAATCGCCAACGTTTGCGGCATTACTCACCGAGTCCCGCACTAAGTCACTCAAGAAGCCTTTAAATTCACACAATCGACCGCACTCAACCGACTCCAGCTCAGCTGCTGCAGCAGCAGATACTTTCCCCGACATTCCTTCACAGAGCTACACACACTCACAGAAGTCACTTCCTTTTACCGTTTGATATATAAATCTTGAATTTCGCTCCTGGTGTTCTCTTAAAAaagtatatgcatattttttgtattattgctTGTATACTTGCatattcatgtaaaaatatggtatttttgattttattatttgtttttacttcaACGCTATCTGCGCTCCAGCATCTCAAAAATAAGAGAGTATTCCCGCGCGCAATCAGCTGTTTTAGTTTAATGATTGTTGAGATTTATCGATCACAGAGATTCGATGAATCATCAAATCGTCTGACCCAAAATGTTTACTTAAGAAATATTTCTTCttgaattatttgtatttaatttttctataaatcgtGATATTACATCCTTTACCCTTCTCCTATAGAATAACCGACTTTACTACACAAATATATAACTATTTAATAAACCTATGTATGTGATCTCCAAATGTTCAATTGCTTCAAATTCATAAAACTGATGAatccattcaatttttttaatatactcgtACGTACGCTAAAGCCCTTGTAAtagtcttaaattttttaagactCATAACTTTTTAATATCAAAGAATTTATTGTTCAAAGCTAGCCCATCCTTAGTTGAGAaacgaaacactttttaacAAGTTTTTGTTGGTGTAAtcttaattatatatgtatgtattttgagttacatttaattaataataataatgctcgCTTGATAAATATCATGATCACTCATCTAATGTTATATGTAAATTTGCTGATGGATGTAAACCCAATTCCTTTATAGTAGAACTATCATGTTCCGCCTCAAGCGTTTTCCGAGGGAACGCGCAAATCAATTTGTATGTtccgccatttttaataacatgtGAGTGCTTTTCGCCAATATAGAGGCGCAGCGCTTTCAAGAGTGTATCTGAGGGCCAACGCAGTTGGACCACTTCATCATTGCCTTCGGCATTAAGTAAACGCAATCTAAGAGCAGTTAATTCATTTGTGTCTTTACCGAGGTGCTTTTCATAGGAATTTTTCATATGATCAAACGCGCTTTTACTATCATCATCGCCGAACTCTTCAATCGACTCAAATTCACTGCTGTCATCTGCATCATTATACCCGTCACTGTCTATATTATTGGAGGTATTTTTGCGTTTACTTTTACCATTTGTACTACCATTTTCGCGCATAGAATTCCGTATGGCTAAATTAATTTGTTCCTCTTCAGTAAGATCCAATAATTTTAAACGTTTCTTTTTTTCAGAACTTCCTTCGACTTCCTGCTCATCATCCGATACGGTTATAGTGCGCTTGGAAGTGGAAGGACTGTCATCAGTCCCATCATCTAAGAATTCTTTGTGCTCACTTATAAATTCTCGTAAACCAGAAAGGACATTTGATTCTTTGGGATCTATACACTTCCATACCTCTTCGCCTGTGCGTGGATCAACAACACACACATATGGCAAATTATCGCAGTGATAAAATGTAGCAAATCGACGGCCTTCTGAGGTATCGGCATCAATctgtattaaatatttgtttataataaaaattttaatttaatatttgtataacCATACTCACTTGCCACAACAAAAAACGTCTTTTGATGGCTTGGCGCACTTCTTTATTCGCCCACACATCGCGATTGAGGACCTGTGAATTGAAATTGTCATCTTGAACATTAACCAAAAGCCAGCAACTAAGAGCTGTTGCCCGTGCACGTGCTGACTGAAAGGTACCAGCAAAAGATATATCAGTCGGGGGACGGAAAAGATCACCCAAACGTGAGGAAGTCGAAGGTTTTAAATCTGCAGGCAGTGTTCTATTAGCAGTTGTCATCATTGAAGCTGCTCGCGTGCTAGCCCAACGTCTACCATGTGATCCGTTTGATGATGAGGCTAGTCCAGATGCATCTGCCTGCATTTGCTCTTCCATTAAAGCTCCTTCTCGTGCAAAATCACGAAAGGGGCATATTTTCACACGCTGGTTCATGCGTTGCATGCGTCCCTCAGTAGACAATGAGGGCGCTGCAAGAAAATTATCGTCTTCTGGCCCAATTAATTGTTCACGTCTCGGTGCAATGGGTGCTCGAACATTATCCTCATCATCGGCAGCTGGCAAGGCAGCGGTCACAGCATCAGCAACTCCACTGCCTTGTTCAAAATATAACGCAACAGCTGACTCTACGTCGTTGTTGCAAGCACCCAATAAATGTTTAGCCTCATCAGTACTTGCACCCGTTACTTCAATAACGCGCTCCACTAGCTCTTCGGTTGCTGTGGACATTTTAGTAGTATTTTAGTTACACGTCTAATAACAATAACACGAGTTATTACTGCAGCAAAagacgaaaatttttatttttaaataagtttaccCGAATTTTACcagagaacgttctctgctTTCACTACATATGCAATTGCGAGCGTACAAAAACTTTTTATCTTCtctgtttatttaaaatgacATTTGGCATTTTCCTCTTTACCATTAAGGTCTAATTATGCATACTCCGCGCAACTtcgcaaaaatttcaaactgtcGGATAAAATCCTATTGAATGCATTTGGCATAAGTTTGATTACCTGAAAATTAGCTCAATTTACGAAAAATTAGCAGTCTTTATAATTTAGATAttactgaaaattttttatgtggcATTTCACATACAGTGATAGcaatagtaatatttttgtagatGTGCATAAAAAGCAtattattgtattaattattatattataaatactattgtaataaaaaaattctgaatttaaTACGATTCTTTTAAGAAatactgatttttatatatcgcaccctaaatacaaaagggtcacaactcaaaatgagcagaagctcaaatatgaacgagacgttatcaataaaacggtccgcggatgacatatgtcaaaaataaattttttgttttttggtaggactgttataagcttacatggcaaatttcagcgtgatatgtcacatagtttgttttctgtgctactgtaaacaagtcaagctcgagtgtggaaaattttgagttgtgccccttttgtatttagggtgcgatatgtttgtatgtgaaaTATAACCAgccttaaattttcaaaagttgTCAAGGTGAACAGAATGCAGAATACAAAACTGGTACTTTATTTGTCCCGATTTTGGCAACCAGATACGTCATGAACGATAATAgtacaaaacaagcaaaaggaagataaactatgtatatgtttgtaaaaaCTCAGTGAGTGTACAGTATTAATGTTTTGTGACACTTAAACCaagcaaactaatgaaaacaaagTACCGCGTGTTATATTGTGAAAGCATGATTTACAAAATTACCTGTAAAAGCAGTTTTCTGCGCTTTTAGGCGGATGACGCCATGGCAagagtatatatgtgtgtaaatttcTCGTGTTTTgtagtttctattgctttcgctTCTCTTTCTCAAGAAATTTCCCCtccttttatttgtaaattctgCCTGACGTCACAGCGAATTCGAAAGGTGCATCTTTTATTTGATCATTCTTGCGTCAGCGTGCAAGTATGCAAACAAATGGAAGAGAagttatttgtttgtaaatattcacTGGTAATGTTGTGATTTtgagatttgtaatttttaaattaaagaaaataataaaaatgaagtgccgcgtgttaaattgtaaaAGCACAAATTTTAgtacctccaaatgcagtttttttagTTGTCCTGCTGATGACGCCGTGGCAGGAAAGTGGGTAGAATTTTGCCGGCAAACAAAGCACTTTAACTTATACACGAGCGTAGTTTGCATGAAACACTTTACGGACAATGATTTCCAAAATCTTGGCCAGTACAAAATGGGTAAGTgcgtttataatatttttttataccttaTAATATACACTTTTAGATGACTTTCtctaatttaattcaataaatttttaatcgaaAACGTTAGGACTTGCCACATATCTGAAACTTAATCGCGGTGCCGTGCCAACAATTTATAATTGCGATGAGCCAGCAGCAGAGTCTCAGGCGC harbors:
- the LOC129247322 gene encoding H/ACA ribonucleoprotein complex non-core subunit NAF1 isoform X2, translating into METEIDSNQHAVTEVATESNIQSEQNALLSAPLDTEKNTKGDGEMQNVPSKDESTLEKCGATKTEEATKEVVTDMQEESELQPESATSTSSINKLKGDGEIQKVPNNDESTLEKCATTITEKASNEVVTDMHVESELQPESVISTSSIIELNRETITEGSCGRPTSKEVVVIESVIQLLPSINEANSSSATSVVAETGIGPSNDLVIAADADIIEIMDVTQAEMVNKSTEAQLVNDKSLSSQVITAEVSPIKGAQSSLGLLSQYGSDVDEGDSSESETESVVEVRTDANKNYRSQVVEIDSDSSETISSASESETEYLSKIAKVIKKRIGTNNDENDDADDDDDYSEGDGKDNKKGGRRQPPRVRGEMLLDDLPPIQDLQISVPAEECTELGRVHSIVDQLLLVSALPNSILLDLDTVLFLDKGKRVLGEVFDVLGQVADPIYCVRFNTNQDIHKKNINIGDVVYVAPKTEYTQYVILSSLMKMRGSDASWENDIEPPPRYLDYSDDEEEREARQQLRKNRRQSTKEDDGKDDDDDDDDKDNYPMKRGRNLSESVSAAEMQQRNERPSSSRRSAQTGIYQKRHERFAPRPYAPHSYQPHHSTSSWHSHYNQQYQPRPPSHGYRSPYSGPFQYQRPLYCTPPSRPPQFNPYVHPPMPIATPQGPLLPPMGHSMPPPQMTPPSPTVYVPNPLAFQTPTQMEQPSRIQPPNANQNVAEPAPPGAD
- the LOC129247322 gene encoding H/ACA ribonucleoprotein complex non-core subunit NAF1 isoform X1, whose amino-acid sequence is METEIDSNQHAVTEVATESNIQSEQNALLSAPLDTGTEKNTKGDGEMQNVPSKDESTLEKCGATKTEEATKEVVTDMQEESELQPESATSTSSINKLKGDGEIQKVPNNDESTLEKCATTITEKASNEVVTDMHVESELQPESVISTSSIIELNRETITEGSCGRPTSKEVVVIESVIQLLPSINEANSSSATSVVAETGIGPSNDLVIAADADIIEIMDVTQAEMVNKSTEAQLVNDKSLSSQVITAEVSPIKGAQSSLGLLSQYGSDVDEGDSSESETESVVEVRTDANKNYRSQVVEIDSDSSETISSASESETEYLSKIAKVIKKRIGTNNDENDDADDDDDYSEGDGKDNKKGGRRQPPRVRGEMLLDDLPPIQDLQISVPAEECTELGRVHSIVDQLLLVSALPNSILLDLDTVLFLDKGKRVLGEVFDVLGQVADPIYCVRFNTNQDIHKKNINIGDVVYVAPKTEYTQYVILSSLMKMRGSDASWENDIEPPPRYLDYSDDEEEREARQQLRKNRRQSTKEDDGKDDDDDDDDKDNYPMKRGRNLSESVSAAEMQQRNERPSSSRRSAQTGIYQKRHERFAPRPYAPHSYQPHHSTSSWHSHYNQQYQPRPPSHGYRSPYSGPFQYQRPLYCTPPSRPPQFNPYVHPPMPIATPQGPLLPPMGHSMPPPQMTPPSPTVYVPNPLAFQTPTQMEQPSRIQPPNANQNVAEPAPPGAD
- the LOC129247323 gene encoding protein phosphatase 1F; its protein translation is MSGKVSAAAAAELESVECGRLCEFKGFLSDLVRDSVSNAANVGDSARISISRTSNETYPVCSQEVPAEIIMTVWNHLQLKRCPRFFQLPILRAVAAEVEEGCRNAKDCECSASAKQDQGEKNPSTEPGIVYDLLKLQKYVVNNLEKMLTRLTDNTEAANLQNYAEKGALCANGANCTCKAEEAPSLPVYTVGHVKNKPRKMEDRHVCLERYSDLYQLKQPYSFYGVFDGHSGPLAASYVTSQLPYILAQSLKGTAYDLNDIKSYREAFEHSFLQADKMFSKKVISSGTTAVCVLLAHRVAPLYGHLYVAWVGDSKALLVSPTVSLQLVKPHKPDAPDERKRIEMAEGGGTVMYVQGQWRVNGILNVSRSIGDYSVAPAIAEPDFVDVSLTAAHDFIVLGTDGLFDHVSEAVIVETIYKALTDKEQKIENIPKLLIELAKEGDSQDNITVVIIFLKNRPDIVENFTRI
- the LOC129248522 gene encoding UBX domain-containing protein 7 encodes the protein MSTATEELVERVIEVTGASTDEAKHLLGACNNDVESAVALYFEQGSGVADAVTAALPAADDEDNVRAPIAPRREQLIGPEDDNFLAAPSLSTEGRMQRMNQRVKICPFRDFAREGALMEEQMQADASGLASSSNGSHGRRWASTRAASMMTTANRTLPADLKPSTSSRLGDLFRPPTDISFAGTFQSARARATALSCWLLVNVQDDNFNSQVLNRDVWANKEVRQAIKRRFLLWQIDADTSEGRRFATFYHCDNLPYVCVVDPRTGEEVWKCIDPKESNVLSGLREFISEHKEFLDDGTDDSPSTSKRTITVSDDEQEVEGSSEKKKRLKLLDLTEEEQINLAIRNSMRENGSTNGKSKRKNTSNNIDSDGYNDADDSSEFESIEEFGDDDSKSAFDHMKNSYEKHLGKDTNELTALRLRLLNAEGNDEVVQLRWPSDTLLKALRLYIGEKHSHVIKNGGTYKLICAFPRKTLEAEHDSSTIKELGLHPSANLHITLDE
- the LOC129248841 gene encoding uncharacterized protein LOC129248841, with translation MKCRVLNCKSTNFSTSKCSFFSCPADDAVAGKWVEFCRQTKHFNLYTSVVCMKHFTDNDFQNLGQYKMGLATYLKLNRGAVPTIYNCDEPAAESQALEKINLSQQPKGTINDRIKK